Proteins from a genomic interval of marine bacterium B5-7:
- a CDS encoding repressor translates to MNVKDVRRENMRALARTVGGISAMANRLGKSQGQISHLIGSSPIKNIGDKIAAQVELAFTKPHGWLDREHAEIHGVEQTSEVYATVPLISWQHVPAWRHHTADQQSKNPNWVVANIADLSENAYALTVQGDAMEGSPGVSFPEGCMIVVDPHLEAKSGAFVVAANGSQANVTFKEYCVDGGKRYLKPLNSRYPIEEVLHDITFYGVVRQLLMRF, encoded by the coding sequence ATGAACGTAAAGGATGTTCGACGCGAGAACATGCGTGCGCTGGCACGCACCGTCGGCGGTATCTCCGCCATGGCCAATCGGCTAGGTAAATCACAAGGTCAAATCAGTCACTTGATTGGATCGTCTCCGATTAAAAATATTGGCGATAAGATTGCAGCGCAGGTTGAGCTGGCGTTCACAAAACCACATGGTTGGTTAGATCGCGAGCATGCCGAAATCCACGGCGTTGAGCAAACCAGTGAAGTGTATGCTACGGTCCCGCTGATTAGTTGGCAGCATGTGCCTGCATGGCGACATCACACCGCCGATCAACAAAGTAAAAATCCGAATTGGGTGGTGGCGAATATTGCCGATCTCAGTGAAAATGCCTATGCCTTAACGGTGCAAGGCGATGCGATGGAAGGCAGTCCCGGCGTGAGTTTCCCTGAAGGATGTATGATTGTCGTTGATCCACATCTCGAAGCAAAATCAGGCGCCTTTGTTGTGGCGGCTAATGGTTCGCAAGCGAATGTGACCTTCAAAGAATATTGTGTGGATGGTGGCAAACGTTACCTCAAACCCCTGAATTCTCGTTACCCCATCGAGGAAGTCCTTCACGACATTACTTTCTACGGTGTGGTCCGCCAACTGCTCATGCGGTTTTAG
- the obg gene encoding GTPase Obg codes for MKFIDEARVRVEAGKGGHGCLSFRREKFIPRGGPDGGDGGDGGSVFLKADPALNTLIDFRFQRIFKAKNGQPGMGADRTGKSGDDLIIPVPVGTLVRDEDTEELIGDLNTAGDILKVAQGGFHGLGNPRFKSSINRAPRQITQGSPGDKRQLKLELRLLADVGLVGLPNAGKSTLISAVSAATPKVADYPFTTLHPNLGVVRVGSYNSFVMADVPGLIEGAAEGAGLGVRFLKHLSRTALLLHLIDVFPADGSDPVTNFHAIEAELKKFDPELYDKPRWLVLNKVDVLPEDEREAHCQQILDQLQWSGPIFMISGLTHLGTEALCQALMQHIMSPEL; via the coding sequence ATGAAATTTATTGATGAAGCCAGAGTTCGGGTTGAAGCAGGTAAAGGTGGTCACGGCTGCCTGAGTTTTCGACGTGAAAAATTTATCCCACGTGGTGGTCCAGATGGTGGTGACGGGGGAGATGGAGGCTCTGTTTTTCTGAAAGCCGATCCGGCGTTGAATACTTTAATCGACTTTCGTTTTCAACGGATCTTCAAAGCGAAAAATGGACAGCCTGGTATGGGCGCTGATCGTACGGGCAAATCTGGTGATGATTTAATTATTCCGGTGCCTGTGGGCACCTTGGTTCGTGATGAAGACACCGAGGAACTAATCGGTGACTTAAATACAGCGGGCGACATTCTTAAGGTTGCACAAGGTGGTTTCCATGGCCTAGGGAATCCACGTTTTAAAAGTTCAATTAATCGCGCACCGCGTCAAATCACGCAAGGATCGCCCGGTGATAAACGCCAATTAAAATTAGAGTTACGTTTGCTGGCTGATGTGGGTTTGGTGGGTTTACCGAATGCGGGTAAGTCGACATTGATCTCAGCGGTTTCTGCTGCCACACCCAAAGTGGCTGATTATCCTTTTACGACACTGCATCCCAATCTGGGGGTTGTGCGTGTTGGGAGTTATAATAGTTTTGTGATGGCCGATGTGCCGGGTTTGATTGAAGGGGCTGCGGAAGGTGCTGGCCTGGGTGTACGTTTTTTAAAGCATTTATCGCGTACGGCATTATTGTTGCATCTCATCGATGTATTTCCAGCGGACGGCAGCGATCCTGTGACGAATTTCCATGCTATCGAAGCAGAGCTGAAGAAATTTGATCCAGAGCTTTATGATAAACCACGTTGGTTGGTGCTGAATAAAGTGGATGTCTTGCCTGAAGATGAGCGGGAAGCACATTGCCAACAGATTCTGGATCAATTGCAGTGGTCAGGTCCAATTTTTATGATTTCTGGACTCACACATTTGGGGACGGAGGCTTTATGCCAAGCACTCATGCAACATATCATGTCACCCGAGCTATAA
- the icmW gene encoding intracellular multiplication protein IcmW: protein MSDVQNAALSLEEAHRYWAEYTDPMIFRVVTFMESVEKWTLDGQADIEQAFSALSEALTDIKGVDLGNEEAFIQTAAYVHMSRALKLLQTLDMGRPGAASKLLIHAEEVSHSTEDTPGLFLRRNIVFERLRLLSRVFSKERLTLITKALEGGDYA from the coding sequence ATGTCCGACGTTCAAAATGCTGCACTTAGCTTAGAAGAAGCCCACCGCTATTGGGCTGAATATACAGATCCCATGATTTTTCGCGTGGTAACCTTTATGGAAAGCGTGGAAAAATGGACGCTCGATGGGCAAGCTGACATTGAGCAAGCCTTTAGCGCCCTCAGTGAAGCGCTGACTGATATCAAAGGTGTTGATCTTGGTAACGAAGAAGCTTTTATTCAGACTGCTGCCTACGTTCACATGAGTCGCGCACTGAAGTTATTACAAACCCTAGACATGGGGCGACCCGGTGCGGCATCCAAGTTACTCATCCACGCCGAAGAAGTCAGTCATTCCACCGAAGATACACCCGGTTTATTTTTACGACGTAACATCGTGTTTGAACGCTTACGCTTGCTATCACGCGTTTTTTCAAAAGAACGCTTGACCTTAATCACCAAAGCACTAGAAGGAGGAGACTATGCCTAA
- the pyrG gene encoding CTP synthase has product MHFIFVTGGVVSSLGKGIASASLAANLEARGLNVTLLKLDPYLNVDPGTMSPFQHGEVFVTEDGAETDLDLGHYERFVRTRMKKSNNFTTGQIYSNVLRKERRGDYLGRTVQVIPHVTDEIKRLIKKGASGADVALVEIGGTVGDIESLPFIEAIRQLRMELGAQHTLFIHLTLVPFMSAAGEIKTKPTQHSVKELRSIGIQPDILICRSESPIAEDSREKIALFTNVEKAAVISLADAKSIYQIPMMLHAQGLDDLVVQKMQMDVGPADLSEWEAVVEAESNPEAVVTVAMVGKYIDMADCYKSLSESLKHAGIQTRTKVNIAYVDAEDIERFGTDALVNVNAILVPGGFGERGVEGKIRAVQYARENNIPYLGICLGMQVALVEFARNVVNMADAHSTEFNAETTHPVVGLITEWTNKDGTVEKRHKKSDLGGTMRLGGYACHLVEGSLAHQMYAKDVVLERHRHRYEVNNHLLPELEKQGLQISGRSADGNLVEMIELANHPWFVACQFHPEFTSTPRDGHPLFEGFVQAARRYAGVEGASVKKKCEHGLAEA; this is encoded by the coding sequence ATGCACTTTATCTTTGTCACCGGCGGTGTGGTTTCCTCATTGGGTAAAGGGATTGCGTCCGCATCCTTGGCAGCCAATTTAGAAGCACGTGGTTTAAATGTCACCTTGCTAAAACTGGATCCGTATTTGAACGTCGATCCGGGTACCATGAGTCCATTTCAACATGGCGAAGTGTTTGTCACCGAAGATGGTGCTGAAACCGATTTAGATTTAGGCCATTACGAGCGTTTTGTCCGTACGCGCATGAAGAAGTCCAACAACTTTACCACGGGACAAATTTATTCAAACGTTTTGCGTAAAGAGCGTCGAGGTGACTACCTCGGGCGTACGGTGCAAGTGATCCCGCATGTGACGGATGAGATTAAACGCCTCATTAAAAAAGGTGCCAGCGGTGCGGATGTTGCCTTGGTAGAAATTGGTGGGACGGTTGGTGATATTGAATCACTTCCATTTATCGAAGCGATTCGTCAATTGCGTATGGAGTTAGGTGCGCAACATACCTTATTTATTCATTTAACCTTGGTGCCGTTTATGTCGGCAGCGGGCGAAATTAAAACGAAGCCTACGCAACATTCCGTGAAAGAATTACGTTCTATTGGTATTCAACCTGATATTTTGATTTGTCGTTCTGAGTCACCCATTGCAGAAGATTCCCGTGAAAAAATTGCTTTGTTCACGAATGTGGAAAAAGCCGCGGTCATTTCTTTGGCGGATGCAAAAAGTATTTACCAAATACCGATGATGTTGCATGCACAAGGTTTAGATGACTTGGTGGTGCAGAAAATGCAAATGGATGTTGGACCGGCGGATCTGAGTGAGTGGGAAGCGGTTGTTGAAGCCGAATCTAATCCTGAGGCAGTGGTCACCGTTGCCATGGTGGGTAAATACATTGATATGGCAGATTGCTATAAATCACTGTCAGAATCCTTAAAACATGCTGGGATCCAAACACGCACGAAAGTGAATATCGCTTATGTGGATGCTGAAGACATTGAACGTTTCGGTACCGATGCATTAGTGAATGTGAATGCGATTTTAGTGCCAGGTGGCTTTGGTGAACGTGGTGTGGAAGGTAAAATCCGCGCCGTACAATATGCGCGTGAAAATAACATCCCATATCTTGGTATTTGCTTGGGTATGCAGGTTGCTTTGGTGGAGTTTGCGCGTAACGTGGTGAACATGGCTGATGCACACAGCACAGAATTTAATGCTGAGACAACGCATCCAGTGGTTGGTTTAATTACTGAATGGACGAACAAAGACGGCACGGTAGAAAAACGCCACAAAAAATCTGATTTGGGCGGCACCATGCGTTTAGGTGGCTATGCCTGTCATTTGGTTGAGGGTAGTTTGGCACACCAAATGTACGCAAAAGATGTGGTCTTGGAACGTCATCGTCATCGCTATGAGGTGAACAATCATCTTTTACCCGAACTTGAAAAACAAGGCTTACAGATTTCCGGACGTTCTGCTGATGGTAATTTGGTTGAAATGATTGAGTTGGCGAATCATCCCTGGTTTGTCGCTTGTCAATTCCACCCAGAATTTACCTCGACACCGCGTGATGGCCATCCACTGTTTGAGGGGTTTGTTCAAGCTGCGCGTCGTTATGCAGGCGTCGAAGGAGCATCCGTAAAAAAAAAGTGTGAACACGGGCTAGCTGAGGCTTAA
- a CDS encoding octaprenyl diphosphate synthase, with translation MEISATQDLISDDIEAVDTLIEAGLASDVNLIGELSKHLIYSGGKRLRPLLVLLSAKSLGYEGINHHRLAAVIEFVHTATLLHDDVVDTSALRRGQETANVIWGNAASVLVGDFLYSRAFQLMVQVQNLRVLDVLAHATNVISEGEVKQLTHCKDPETTEEDYFAIIRAKTAMLFSAGTEVGALIATEDEKIIQSMANYGEQLGIAFQLVDDILDYTGDADTIGKNIGDDLAEGKPTLPLIYALHQSSGADKTLLENCIRHGGADQLPAVLRVIESTKAIDYTKQRAKTAHQQALTALDVLPDSPYKTALADLADFSVSRAF, from the coding sequence ATGGAAATATCTGCTACCCAAGACCTCATCTCAGACGACATAGAAGCCGTTGATACCCTCATTGAAGCGGGCTTAGCCTCTGACGTTAATTTAATCGGAGAATTATCTAAACACCTCATTTATAGCGGCGGCAAGCGGCTTCGGCCCCTGCTGGTCCTACTCAGCGCCAAAAGCCTGGGCTATGAGGGCATCAATCATCATCGCCTGGCTGCCGTGATTGAATTTGTCCACACAGCCACCCTGCTTCACGATGATGTGGTCGATACTTCAGCACTTCGCCGCGGACAAGAAACCGCTAATGTCATCTGGGGAAATGCTGCCAGTGTTCTAGTCGGCGACTTTTTATATTCACGCGCATTCCAATTAATGGTGCAAGTTCAAAATTTACGCGTACTCGATGTACTCGCGCATGCGACCAATGTGATTTCTGAAGGGGAAGTCAAACAACTCACCCATTGCAAAGATCCAGAAACAACGGAAGAAGATTACTTTGCGATTATTCGTGCAAAAACCGCGATGTTATTTTCTGCTGGCACCGAAGTCGGTGCACTCATCGCCACAGAAGATGAAAAAATTATTCAGTCGATGGCAAACTATGGTGAACAACTCGGCATTGCATTTCAGCTTGTTGACGACATTTTAGATTACACCGGCGATGCAGACACTATCGGTAAAAATATCGGTGATGATTTAGCCGAAGGAAAACCGACACTACCTTTAATATATGCCTTGCATCAAAGCAGTGGCGCAGATAAAACCTTGTTGGAAAATTGTATTCGCCATGGCGGCGCAGATCAGTTACCCGCGGTTTTGCGTGTCATTGAATCCACAAAAGCGATTGACTACACTAAGCAACGTGCCAAAACTGCGCATCAACAGGCTTTAACGGCTCTCGACGTATTACCCGACTCTCCCTACAAAACAGCACTCGCCGACTTAGCTGATTTTTCAGTATCTCGTGCGTTTTAG
- a CDS encoding MerR family transcriptional regulator — protein sequence MSIKPTTELPPLPEEKRYFTIGEVSELCEVKSHVLRYWESEFPPLRPSKRRGRRYYTRDDVEMVRRIRTLLYEKGFTIPGARGKLLDKTDDTQEVNAYRQVLKETLHCLDDIAADLS from the coding sequence ATGTCAATTAAGCCGACGACAGAATTACCCCCATTGCCTGAAGAAAAGCGCTATTTCACGATAGGTGAAGTGAGCGAGCTCTGCGAGGTCAAATCCCACGTACTACGCTACTGGGAAAGCGAATTTCCGCCTTTACGGCCCAGCAAGCGCCGTGGACGCCGTTATTACACCCGTGATGATGTGGAAATGGTTCGCCGTATTCGCACGTTGTTATATGAAAAAGGATTTACAATCCCAGGTGCACGTGGTAAACTTTTGGACAAGACTGACGATACCCAGGAAGTGAATGCTTATCGTCAGGTGTTGAAAGAAACGTTGCACTGTTTGGATGACATCGCCGCCGATCTTTCCTAA
- the rpmA gene encoding 50S ribosomal protein L27, protein MAHKKAGGSTNNGRDSNPQYLGVKRFGGQFVKAGNILVRQRGTTFHAGNNVGVAKDYTLFALEDGFVKFVKRGKKIRQYICIETADTADAK, encoded by the coding sequence ATGGCACATAAGAAGGCCGGGGGTAGTACCAATAATGGTCGCGATTCAAACCCTCAGTATCTTGGGGTTAAACGTTTCGGCGGCCAATTTGTCAAAGCAGGTAATATTCTTGTGCGACAACGTGGTACAACATTTCATGCAGGCAACAATGTAGGTGTCGCTAAAGACTATACTTTGTTTGCGCTGGAAGATGGTTTTGTGAAATTTGTAAAGCGTGGCAAAAAAATACGTCAGTATATTTGCATTGAAACTGCAGATACAGCGGACGCTAAGTAA
- the ihfA gene encoding integration host factor subunit alpha yields the protein MTTALTKAELADGLAALGLNKREGKEVVDYFFDAITDALGAGSSVKLSGFGNFELRDKKERPGRNPKTGEEIPIAARRVVTFHAGQKLRQQVGDLPMDEDDHVN from the coding sequence ATGACAACGGCATTAACCAAAGCAGAATTGGCTGACGGCTTAGCCGCCTTGGGCTTGAATAAGCGTGAAGGCAAAGAAGTCGTCGATTATTTCTTTGATGCGATTACGGATGCGCTAGGCGCAGGGAGTTCAGTAAAACTCTCTGGCTTTGGTAACTTTGAATTGCGTGATAAAAAAGAACGTCCAGGCCGTAACCCTAAAACCGGTGAAGAAATTCCGATTGCTGCGCGTCGCGTAGTAACTTTCCATGCGGGACAAAAATTGCGTCAGCAAGTGGGAGATTTGCCCATGGACGAGGATGATCATGTCAATTAA
- a CDS encoding transcriptional regulator yields MQAFVTPKQLKAARALLGWDQEQLAISAGVSKPTIARLENSATGTRGNLNTIRSIIEALTKNGIRLLGPNEEGVGVLLKDVE; encoded by the coding sequence ATGCAAGCATTTGTCACACCAAAGCAATTAAAAGCGGCCCGTGCACTATTGGGCTGGGATCAAGAACAACTCGCTATCTCTGCTGGCGTTTCTAAACCAACAATTGCACGTTTAGAAAATAGCGCAACAGGTACACGCGGTAACTTAAACACGATTCGATCCATCATCGAAGCCTTAACGAAAAACGGCATCCGTTTGTTGGGACCGAATGAAGAAGGTGTAGGCGTCTTACTCAAAGACGTTGAATAA
- the dotaA gene encoding DotA protein has translation MQQPSIRWGRLLLTALLFACVPALVLAADSTVAQNAASAITTTSLFNIPKTDYSMQLLGQFFGTVAPVLTGSNKMAGTLFRVFNSAVLALGGIMVMYALFTSVLNTAWDGTMMGQKHNKSAHWIVLRIVFGMGLLIPQASGYSLIQVLLMWIVVQGVGAADTMWKTAIDYFDDGGTVFTQGRPEVQYSQYVLKDAKHTGASGVMQGMICAYKLEKLVQENPGVNKPSKNIYSSPVRNFSPYGVANGLNYNGNVKTANQTATMQFPASFLYNGTDLGGKCGSLSWTLAKGQANNSWFNPFFKNRAANNISVDGANSQSQGEIGSTQGAAVQQMVIDVEQNAKQVAHHGLPQTEIQDVQMQNALMKAATDYGNTIQPLVSGFTRPKIDLSVAAKEGWILAGSWYYSISTLTSGPNSNTYNVNTAPPALSSLNSLFSPTLLQSITTTINSSIISKNISTAKSTMDAAVKQNASFYAAQHAVPIGVNTQLGGLAWDIMKVVFMGLTNVCNDWNMIFADPESPWSSNIISPVVKIANLGNLMVEQVQSSWVNGAMWLLGIGALAGAFPCSAVALSSVLTWLVPIIFLVMVTLLSVGIIYAFYVPLVPYMLFTFGALGWLIGVLEAMVAAPIVALGLAHPEGQHDAFGKAEPAVYLMINLFLRPTLMIIGLLFGMTLAYVALNLMNVGIGRAFAGVMQFAGIQGGVIGGFFKPIGVMIIYTIITVIIINKTFSLINIIPDKVLRWIEGGAAYASAFGDDSAGMEQQASQGFKGASGEVSRGAGEAIKGTSRQASKMGQTAGSALQGDEETPEQAPSSGGLEGGDPSADSSDRGDDSSAEGE, from the coding sequence ATGCAACAACCATCTATTCGTTGGGGGCGCTTATTGCTGACGGCATTGCTTTTCGCTTGTGTGCCAGCACTGGTGTTGGCGGCAGACTCCACCGTTGCACAAAATGCGGCGAGTGCGATTACGACAACAAGCCTATTTAATATTCCTAAGACTGACTACTCTATGCAGTTGCTTGGCCAATTTTTCGGTACGGTTGCACCGGTGCTGACGGGTTCGAACAAAATGGCGGGTACGTTGTTTCGTGTGTTTAACTCAGCGGTGTTAGCGCTGGGTGGTATCATGGTGATGTATGCTTTATTTACCTCCGTGCTAAATACTGCATGGGATGGCACGATGATGGGACAAAAACACAATAAATCTGCGCACTGGATTGTGTTACGTATTGTGTTTGGTATGGGGTTGTTGATTCCTCAAGCGTCTGGTTATTCCTTGATTCAAGTTTTGTTAATGTGGATTGTGGTGCAGGGTGTTGGTGCAGCTGATACGATGTGGAAAACCGCGATTGATTATTTTGACGATGGGGGAACGGTGTTTACCCAGGGTCGTCCAGAGGTTCAATACTCTCAGTATGTTTTAAAAGATGCAAAACACACGGGCGCATCGGGTGTAATGCAAGGGATGATTTGCGCGTATAAGCTTGAGAAGCTTGTGCAAGAGAATCCGGGTGTTAATAAACCTTCAAAAAATATTTATTCTTCGCCTGTCCGTAATTTTTCTCCCTACGGTGTGGCAAACGGTCTTAACTACAATGGCAATGTGAAAACAGCGAATCAAACAGCGACCATGCAGTTTCCAGCCAGCTTCCTTTACAATGGTACTGATCTTGGTGGCAAATGTGGTTCCTTGTCGTGGACCTTGGCGAAGGGGCAGGCAAACAATTCCTGGTTTAACCCTTTCTTTAAAAACCGTGCAGCGAATAATATCTCAGTTGATGGTGCGAACTCGCAATCGCAAGGCGAAATTGGGAGTACTCAAGGTGCCGCGGTTCAACAAATGGTGATTGATGTTGAGCAAAATGCAAAACAGGTAGCACACCATGGTTTACCGCAAACTGAAATACAAGATGTTCAAATGCAGAATGCTTTAATGAAAGCGGCAACGGACTACGGTAATACGATACAGCCACTGGTCAGCGGATTTACACGGCCTAAAATTGATTTGAGTGTTGCTGCGAAGGAAGGCTGGATTTTAGCGGGTTCATGGTATTACTCCATTTCTACCTTAACCAGCGGACCTAACTCAAACACTTATAATGTGAATACGGCACCGCCGGCATTGAGTAGTTTGAATAGTCTCTTTAGTCCAACACTGTTGCAAAGCATTACGACGACAATTAACAGTTCGATTATTTCTAAAAATATTTCGACAGCAAAATCTACGATGGATGCTGCGGTTAAACAAAATGCGAGCTTTTATGCGGCGCAGCATGCGGTGCCGATTGGTGTTAATACACAGCTAGGTGGTTTGGCATGGGATATCATGAAAGTGGTCTTCATGGGGTTGACCAATGTGTGTAACGATTGGAATATGATTTTTGCAGATCCAGAAAGTCCGTGGAGCTCTAATATCATTAGCCCTGTGGTGAAAATCGCGAACTTGGGTAACCTGATGGTTGAGCAAGTGCAAAGTAGTTGGGTTAATGGTGCGATGTGGTTGCTGGGCATTGGTGCCTTGGCGGGTGCCTTCCCTTGTTCTGCGGTGGCGTTGAGTTCTGTATTAACTTGGTTGGTGCCTATCATCTTCTTGGTGATGGTGACCTTGTTGTCAGTGGGGATCATCTACGCTTTCTACGTGCCATTGGTGCCTTATATGCTATTTACTTTTGGTGCCTTGGGTTGGTTAATTGGTGTCTTAGAAGCGATGGTAGCGGCGCCGATTGTGGCCTTGGGCTTGGCGCATCCTGAGGGACAGCATGATGCCTTTGGTAAGGCTGAGCCCGCTGTGTATCTCATGATTAACTTATTTTTACGACCAACCTTAATGATTATTGGTTTATTGTTTGGTATGACCTTGGCTTACGTGGCATTGAATTTGATGAATGTCGGTATTGGGCGTGCCTTTGCCGGTGTTATGCAGTTTGCCGGTATTCAAGGTGGCGTGATTGGCGGCTTCTTTAAACCGATTGGTGTGATGATCATCTACACGATTATTACAGTGATTATCATCAATAAAACCTTCTCCTTGATTAATATCATTCCGGACAAAGTGTTGCGCTGGATTGAAGGTGGTGCGGCTTACGCTTCTGCCTTCGGTGATGACTCAGCTGGTATGGAGCAACAAGCCTCTCAAGGCTTCAAAGGTGCCTCTGGTGAGGTTTCACGTGGCGCTGGTGAAGCGATTAAAGGAACGAGTCGTCAGGCCTCTAAGATGGGTCAAACAGCTGGTTCGGCCTTGCAGGGTGATGAAGAAACGCCTGAGCAAGCTCCATCCTCTGGTGGCTTAGAAGGTGGCGATCCATCTGCTGATTCATCAGATCGTGGCGACGATAGCAGCGCCGAAGGTGAATAA
- the lepB-1 gene encoding signal peptidase I yields MNINLLLILVCAAVACAVICLVDRCFYATARQQAQTADPVLVDNAKAFLPIFILVLIIRSFFGQAFRVPTQSLEPTVVPGDLVAVSMFSYGLRTPVWPHTLLHTGKPQRGDIMLFFWPVDAKFNFIKRVIGLPGDHISYKNKILTINGKTASQTFVKNAIDTNGGPSWQVKEYQENLFGVKHNIYRRPDAAAQDFKDYVVPAGHYFMMGDNRDNSDDSRMWGPVPWNDIVGKGKFILINWFRTNPHYFRLDRVGTSI; encoded by the coding sequence ATGAATATTAACTTACTACTCATACTAGTTTGTGCCGCTGTCGCTTGTGCTGTCATATGCCTTGTTGATCGTTGTTTCTACGCCACCGCCCGCCAACAAGCACAAACCGCTGATCCTGTATTAGTTGATAACGCTAAGGCATTTCTTCCCATTTTTATTTTAGTGTTAATCATTCGAAGCTTCTTCGGCCAAGCTTTTCGTGTGCCAACACAATCATTAGAACCCACCGTGGTTCCTGGCGACTTAGTTGCGGTCAGTATGTTTTCTTATGGTTTGCGCACTCCCGTTTGGCCACACACCTTGTTACACACCGGCAAACCACAGCGCGGCGACATCATGTTATTTTTCTGGCCCGTGGATGCAAAGTTTAACTTTATTAAACGTGTCATCGGGTTACCCGGCGATCACATCAGTTACAAAAACAAAATACTTACCATTAACGGTAAAACCGCATCACAAACTTTTGTAAAAAATGCGATAGATACCAATGGCGGTCCGTCATGGCAAGTAAAGGAATACCAAGAAAATTTATTTGGGGTAAAACATAACATTTACCGTCGCCCCGATGCAGCTGCGCAAGATTTCAAAGACTATGTTGTCCCTGCTGGGCACTACTTCATGATGGGTGATAATCGCGATAACAGCGACGACTCTCGCATGTGGGGACCCGTGCCCTGGAACGACATTGTGGGCAAAGGTAAATTCATTCTCATCAATTGGTTTCGAACGAACCCACACTATTTCCGTCTGGATCGGGTCGGCACGTCTATTTAG
- the icmV gene encoding intracellular multiplication protein IcmV, which yields MKIFRPIGRVVKPMVNFPKWMDLGNLVQNAKHIKTMAKGVVTTSKTDRQESFEEAKSRLGLNEADVAVQIQQYRLLTTIFTTMGVLLFVYAFFHLFWGNSFASFFTWILSAISFCLAFRYHFWIFQMRKQRLGHGFGDYCKYLIGRG from the coding sequence ATGAAGATATTCCGTCCGATTGGTCGAGTGGTGAAACCGATGGTCAATTTTCCCAAGTGGATGGACTTAGGAAATCTGGTGCAGAATGCCAAGCACATTAAAACGATGGCGAAGGGGGTTGTTACCACCTCAAAAACAGATCGCCAAGAATCCTTTGAAGAAGCAAAATCTCGTCTAGGCCTCAATGAAGCTGATGTTGCGGTACAAATTCAACAGTATCGTTTACTTACCACTATTTTTACCACAATGGGCGTTTTGCTTTTTGTGTATGCCTTTTTTCATTTGTTTTGGGGAAACTCGTTTGCGAGTTTTTTTACGTGGATACTCTCAGCGATTAGTTTTTGCTTAGCATTCCGCTACCATTTTTGGATTTTCCAAATGCGTAAACAGCGTTTGGGGCACGGCTTCGGTGATTACTGTAAATATTTAATAGGGCGAGGATAA
- the rplU gene encoding 50S ribosomal protein L21, which yields MHAVILTGGKQYRVAEGDVLRIEKLKAEVGEKVAFDQVLLVSNDADIKIGKPMLAGAAVNAEVMSHGRDKKITIIKFKRRKHHDKQQGHRQHFTEVKITGITG from the coding sequence ATGCATGCAGTTATTTTAACAGGTGGCAAGCAATACCGCGTTGCGGAAGGCGATGTGCTACGAATCGAGAAATTAAAAGCCGAAGTGGGCGAGAAAGTCGCTTTTGATCAGGTATTGTTGGTATCCAACGATGCAGACATCAAAATCGGTAAGCCAATGTTGGCGGGTGCCGCAGTGAATGCGGAAGTGATGTCCCATGGTCGTGATAAAAAAATTACGATTATTAAGTTTAAGCGTCGTAAGCATCACGACAAACAACAAGGTCATCGTCAACACTTCACTGAAGTGAAGATTACAGGAATTACAGGTTAG